The Candidatus Polarisedimenticolia bacterium genome window below encodes:
- a CDS encoding glycosyltransferase family 39 protein yields the protein METGLSRRARGALFALLALGFLLRLFLAWAPISYLASRGALVDDAFYSFSIARHVAAGHGPTADGIHPTSGFQPLYTFLLVPFYLLTRGDAILPIHLALTLLSVAGAATGVFLFRIVWRSAGVSAALFSLFLWTFAPYFLSQGQNGLETGLFGLALAATLDFYLRRAREDPRRADLCLLGLLLGVTILARVDGVLFAAAVAIDQLLVGRALRRTIPRVALTAAIALVTVSPYLLFLWLRFGVLLPESGAAVRFLSLCYGTLFVLGPRAAYFFPPEQVPWAYYAGSLRKAVQILISEPLLFPASLPLYLASIARLFNPRALLLVFGGGALLALNLLPLARSKGEARSLLRVGTICAAFWVPAYAWGVLGQWWFTRYFFPLFLLMAVASGLALARLASSPFGRIGATRLAWLAAGVHLLLFAHQAPDHFFKHRPYENVSSYLQAAQVLDRALPAGSRGGAFQSGTIGYFARHPVINLDGVVNRDASRALREARMADYIREEGIEAVIDWPLWLEALLIHRSPAGAGRSLGPVTPAGRFLLLRVEPAGNRVARLSPWRPDSRTPRPPARHPRSRSSEAGAILRDATLQKYRSGPRK from the coding sequence ATGGAGACAGGCTTGAGCCGCCGCGCCCGAGGAGCCCTGTTTGCCCTGCTGGCGCTCGGATTTCTTCTGCGTCTTTTTCTCGCCTGGGCCCCCATCTCGTACCTCGCCTCGCGCGGCGCGCTCGTCGATGACGCCTTCTACAGCTTCAGCATCGCGCGCCACGTCGCGGCGGGACATGGGCCCACCGCCGACGGGATTCATCCCACCTCGGGATTCCAGCCTCTGTACACCTTCCTGCTCGTCCCCTTCTACCTTCTCACCCGCGGCGACGCGATCCTCCCCATCCATCTCGCCCTGACGCTGCTCTCCGTCGCGGGCGCCGCCACCGGAGTGTTCCTCTTTCGGATCGTCTGGCGAAGCGCCGGGGTGAGCGCCGCGCTCTTCTCGCTGTTCCTCTGGACGTTCGCCCCCTATTTCCTTTCGCAGGGTCAAAACGGCCTGGAGACCGGCCTGTTCGGACTCGCGCTCGCAGCAACTCTCGATTTCTACCTCCGCCGGGCTCGCGAGGATCCGCGCCGGGCCGACCTGTGCCTTCTCGGACTCCTCCTCGGAGTGACGATCCTGGCACGGGTCGACGGCGTTCTCTTCGCCGCCGCCGTGGCCATCGATCAGCTGCTTGTGGGCCGGGCCCTGAGAAGGACGATCCCCCGAGTGGCGCTGACCGCCGCGATCGCCCTGGTGACCGTCTCCCCTTACCTTCTCTTCCTGTGGCTCCGCTTCGGCGTTCTCCTTCCGGAATCGGGCGCGGCGGTGCGCTTCCTCTCTTTATGTTATGGCACCCTGTTCGTCCTGGGGCCGCGTGCCGCCTATTTCTTCCCGCCCGAGCAGGTGCCCTGGGCCTACTACGCCGGCAGCCTTCGCAAAGCCGTCCAGATCCTGATTTCCGAGCCGCTCCTCTTCCCCGCTTCGCTGCCTCTTTACCTCGCTTCGATCGCGCGGCTCTTCAACCCGCGCGCCCTTCTCCTGGTCTTCGGCGGCGGCGCCCTGCTCGCCCTCAACCTCTTGCCGCTCGCCCGCTCGAAGGGCGAGGCCCGTAGCCTGCTGCGCGTCGGAACGATCTGCGCCGCCTTCTGGGTTCCCGCCTATGCGTGGGGGGTTCTCGGGCAATGGTGGTTCACCCGCTATTTCTTCCCTCTGTTCCTCCTGATGGCCGTCGCCTCGGGCCTGGCGCTCGCACGCCTCGCTTCTTCGCCGTTCGGACGGATCGGCGCGACGCGTCTCGCGTGGCTCGCCGCGGGGGTCCATCTTCTGCTCTTCGCCCATCAGGCCCCCGATCATTTCTTCAAGCACCGGCCCTATGAGAACGTCTCGTCGTATCTCCAGGCGGCGCAGGTCCTCGATCGAGCGCTCCCGGCCGGTAGCCGGGGCGGCGCGTTCCAGTCCGGGACGATCGGCTATTTCGCCCGGCATCCGGTGATCAATCTCGACGGAGTGGTGAATCGGGACGCGTCGCGCGCGCTGCGGGAGGCGAGGATGGCCGATTACATCCGGGAAGAAGGAATCGAGGCGGTGATCGACTGGCCCCTGTGGCTGGAGGCGCTCCTGATTCACCGCTCGCCCGCGGGCGCCGGCCGCAGCCTCGGGCCGGTCACGCCGGCAGGGCGCTTCCTCCTCCTGCGCGTCGAGCCGGCCGGCAACCGCGTCGCCCGCCTCTCGCCGTGGCGTCCGGATTCCCGAACGCCTCGGCCACCAGCCCGGCATCCGAGGTCCCGAAGCTCCGAGGCCGGCGCCATTCTCCGGGACGCGACCCTTCAGAAGTATCGCAGCGGTCCGAGAAAGTAA
- a CDS encoding CPBP family intramembrane glutamic endopeptidase, with protein MAETRTWRRRLGTLAEILLALGLPTDYLAASILPPFPSVPNQQPSVKALAAFLTLSSLLFLALLAILQRIQGESLFGFLGPGSRLGREALRGLLCVPAIFAAAYLLKSFFRHATPMLYSGEKNVLEEMMRGPGDLALFLFASLLAGGIKEEFQRAFVIRRFEAGWGPAWVGALLYAAWFGYGHLLQGIDEAIIAGLVGLAWGLLFIARKSVAAPVVSHGLYDALELIRYYFLGPLRYF; from the coding sequence TTGGCGGAGACGAGGACCTGGAGAAGAAGGCTAGGGACTCTCGCCGAGATTCTCCTGGCGCTCGGGCTTCCGACCGATTACCTCGCCGCCTCGATCCTGCCCCCTTTTCCGTCCGTCCCTAATCAGCAGCCCTCGGTGAAAGCTCTGGCCGCCTTCTTGACGCTGTCTTCGCTGCTGTTTCTCGCGCTGCTCGCCATCCTCCAGCGCATCCAGGGGGAGTCTCTCTTCGGCTTCCTCGGGCCGGGCTCCCGGCTGGGCCGCGAAGCGCTGCGAGGATTGCTTTGTGTCCCGGCGATCTTTGCCGCCGCTTATCTTCTGAAGTCTTTCTTCCGGCACGCCACGCCCATGCTCTACAGCGGCGAGAAGAACGTCCTGGAAGAGATGATGCGCGGGCCCGGCGATCTGGCCCTCTTTCTCTTCGCCAGCCTCTTGGCGGGGGGGATCAAGGAGGAGTTCCAGCGCGCCTTCGTGATCCGGCGGTTCGAGGCGGGATGGGGGCCGGCCTGGGTCGGGGCGCTCCTGTACGCCGCCTGGTTCGGCTACGGCCACCTGCTGCAGGGAATCGATGAGGCGATCATCGCCGGCCTCGTCGGACTGGCGTGGGGACTGCTCTTCATCGCCCGAAAGAGCGTTGCGGCGCCTGTCGTGAGCCACGGCTTGTACGATGCCTTGGAGCTGATCCGGTATTACTTTCTCGGACCGCTGCGATACTTCTGA
- a CDS encoding NUDIX domain-containing protein translates to MARKPRKSAGILLYRYRGDGIEVFLVHPGGPFWAKKDLGAWSIPKGEVEESDESDPLRAARREFEEETGVVIQGEFVALAPVKLKSGKVVLAWLLEGDLDPEAVRSNTFSIEWPPHSGKQAEFPEIDRAAFFSLDEAKRRIHPGQAPFLAELESRLGENTG, encoded by the coding sequence ATGGCACGCAAGCCCAGGAAAAGCGCCGGGATCCTTCTTTACCGCTATCGCGGGGACGGAATCGAGGTCTTCCTGGTCCACCCCGGAGGGCCGTTCTGGGCGAAGAAGGATCTCGGCGCCTGGAGCATCCCCAAGGGGGAGGTGGAGGAGAGCGATGAGTCGGACCCTCTGCGGGCGGCCCGGAGGGAGTTCGAGGAGGAAACCGGGGTTGTCATCCAGGGGGAATTCGTAGCCCTTGCGCCGGTGAAGCTGAAGAGCGGCAAGGTCGTCCTCGCCTGGCTTCTCGAGGGCGACCTCGATCCCGAAGCGGTCCGGAGCAACACCTTCTCGATCGAATGGCCGCCCCATTCCGGAAAGCAGGCGGAGTTTCCCGAGATCGACCGTGCGGCCTTCTTCAGCCTCGACGAAGCGAAGCGGAGGATCCATCCCGGGCAAGCCCCGTTCCTTGCGGAGCTCGAGAGCCGGCTCGGGGAAAACACAGGATGA